The following are encoded in a window of Panulirus ornatus isolate Po-2019 chromosome 61, ASM3632096v1, whole genome shotgun sequence genomic DNA:
- the LOC139767510 gene encoding uncharacterized protein isoform X2: MAWLVVVAVLATAISLAHSDAGHFFAKTPKHLPRIGRRGDLPPLATLLTEDTRSSGKLARGITEALAQLDSDGDGCIGIAELIRIPVVRVAILLQNPALLTPDATADAEENDTRETYAIDHRPEPRLLRFLQK; this comes from the exons ATGGCATGGTTGGTAGTGGTAGCAGTGCTGGCAACAGCGATAAGCCTTGCTCATAGCGATGCTGGTCATTTCTTCGCTAAGACACCAAAGCATCTTCCTAGAATTGGTCGTCGAGGAGATCTCCCTCCCCTG GCCACCTTGTTGACAGAGGACACACGGAGTTCAGGAAAACTTGCACGAGGCATAACTGAGGCACTTGCCCAGTTggatagtgatggagatggttgTATTGGAATAGCCGAGCTAATCCGCATACCTGTAGTACGGGTTGCTATCTTGCTTCAGAATCCAGCACTACTTACTCCTGATGCCACTGCTGATGCTGAAG AAAATGATACCAGAGAGACATATGCAATAGACCATCGGCCAGAGCCTCGCCTCCTGCGCTTCCTGCAGAAGTGA
- the LOC139767510 gene encoding uncharacterized protein isoform X1: MAWLVVVAVLATAISLAHSDAGHFFAKTPKHLPRIGRRGDLPPLATLLTEDTRSSGKLARGITEALAQLDSDGDGCIGIAELIRIPVVRVAILLQNPALLTPDATADAEAENDTRETYAIDHRPEPRLLRFLQK; the protein is encoded by the exons ATGGCATGGTTGGTAGTGGTAGCAGTGCTGGCAACAGCGATAAGCCTTGCTCATAGCGATGCTGGTCATTTCTTCGCTAAGACACCAAAGCATCTTCCTAGAATTGGTCGTCGAGGAGATCTCCCTCCCCTG GCCACCTTGTTGACAGAGGACACACGGAGTTCAGGAAAACTTGCACGAGGCATAACTGAGGCACTTGCCCAGTTggatagtgatggagatggttgTATTGGAATAGCCGAGCTAATCCGCATACCTGTAGTACGGGTTGCTATCTTGCTTCAGAATCCAGCACTACTTACTCCTGATGCCACTGCTGATGCTGAAG CAGAAAATGATACCAGAGAGACATATGCAATAGACCATCGGCCAGAGCCTCGCCTCCTGCGCTTCCTGCAGAAGTGA
- the LOC139767510 gene encoding uncharacterized protein isoform X3, with the protein MAWLVVVAVLATAISLAHSDAGHFFAKTPKHLPRIGRRGDLPPLATLLTEDTRSSGKLARGITEALAQLDSDGDGCIGIAELIRIPVVRVAILLQNPALLTPDATADAEDITSDSQQYSF; encoded by the exons ATGGCATGGTTGGTAGTGGTAGCAGTGCTGGCAACAGCGATAAGCCTTGCTCATAGCGATGCTGGTCATTTCTTCGCTAAGACACCAAAGCATCTTCCTAGAATTGGTCGTCGAGGAGATCTCCCTCCCCTG GCCACCTTGTTGACAGAGGACACACGGAGTTCAGGAAAACTTGCACGAGGCATAACTGAGGCACTTGCCCAGTTggatagtgatggagatggttgTATTGGAATAGCCGAGCTAATCCGCATACCTGTAGTACGGGTTGCTATCTTGCTTCAGAATCCAGCACTACTTACTCCTGATGCCACTGCTGATGCTGAAG ACATTACTTCAGATTCACAGCAATACTCATTTTAA